TCCGACCAGACGACCGAATTGAAGATCTGGGAACCGCGTCCGACGCGGCTTCGCTGGCCGATGGCACAGTTGTTCAGGCGGGTCCCCGCCTGTATCTGGACATCGTCTCCCAGAATCACCGTGCCGCCGAACTCGACTTCCGGCTCCAGGCGCACGTTTTTCCCCTTAACAACTCGCGGGGGTACTGAACCGGGCGTTTCGCCGTCGATCTGTAGCTTCACACTGCCGGCAAACAGGTCAACATGCACGCGGTGGTATTCATCAACATTGCCGACGTCCCTCCAGTAACCGTCCATGATCCGCCCGTACAGTCGCATCTGCCTGGAGAGCATCATGGGATACAGATTCTGGGAGAAATCGAAATTGGTGTTTCTGGGGATGAGCTCGATAGCGCTCGGCTCCAGGATGTAGATGCCGGTGTTGATGGTGTCCGAGAAGGCTTCGCCCCAGGACGGTTTTTCGAGAAACCGCACGATGCGGCCATCCGCATCGGTAATCACGATCCCATAGGCCAGCGGGTTCTCCATGCGGGTTAGCAGGAGCGTGGCCTCGGCATGTTTCTGACGATGCCAGGTGATGGCGGCGGTCAGATCGAAATCGGTCACCAGGTCACCGGAGATGACGATGACCGGTTCCCTGGCGTCGGGCAGGGCGTATCGCACGGCGCCGGCCGTTCCGAAATCATCCTCCGGCAGGCAGTAGTTCATCCGGACGCCGAACGCGGCGCCGTCCTTGAAATAGTTGCGAATCGACTCCGGCTGAAAATACAGAAGCGATGTGATATCACTGATGCCGTGTCGCGCCAGCAGCTTGACAACATGCTCCATCATCGGCACGTTGCCAATCGGTGCCATCGGCTTGGGAATGTTAACTGTCAGCGGGCGGAGCCTGGTACCAAAGCCGCCCGCCATGATGAGCGCTTTCACCGGTCTTTCCCCTCGTCAATAGTGCAGTGTTTATCGGGCCAGATAGCCATGCTCGACCAGCAGTCGGGCAACATCAAAGAAATCATGGTATTTAGTATAGGGGATTTTTTGTCGAAGGCAATATTGTTCCAGATCCTTCTTTGCCAGTACGTGGTCCGCAGCACGCGCGGCGCAGACATCGGAGTAGCCGTCGCCGACAAACACCGCCCGACACGGCTCGGCGAGTTGCGCCCGGTAGGTATCGATCTGCTCCCCCTTGCACGTGCCGCATCGCCGACAGGTGTGCGGGAGATTGGGAAACTGGACGGTAAGGCCATGGTCGTGCAGCAGCCCGATGTTGCAGCGTACCGGCAAATGGTGCAAAGAGAATTTCTCCAGAATATGCCTGATGTAGAAGTCCAGACCATCGGAGAGCACAATTAACTCGGCATTTTGCTGCCGGCAGGTCAGTTCGAATGCGGCAAATCCCGGGTCGATCTCGAACTGATCGAGAAAACGGATGACCTCGGACGGCGGCGCTTTCACCATGGCCGCCTCCATCCGCAGGCAGTCGCGGCTTGATAGTATGCCGGCTTTCCAATCCGGTATCAATCTGGCATTCTCGCCATTCGAGAAATGCTTGAAGAGAGAGTAGCCGACATCGCGCGTGGCGATGGTGCCGTCGAAATCGCAGAACACGACCGTCCGCACGCTATCTCCTTATCAGCAACTGAATCACGACACTGGCGCCAAGAATGCCGCACAACAGCCAGCAGAGAAGATACATGACCTGTTTATGTGCGGCGCGGAAATGAACGGCCAGAAGGACAATGCGCAACAGCGTATTGATCAGGATCAGGATGATACCCCAGAATGCCAAGCTGTGAGCCCACTCGGGGCGCACCAGAAGCAGAAGACTGGCCAGAAGAAACCAACCGGCAAAGAAATACCAGGAGAGGCGGTCCACGCGAACGAGGAGGGGCGATGTCGAGGTCACCTGAGGTCTCCGATGGCGCCAAACGCCAGCCGCACGGCCGTATACAGAAGCAGTACGAAGAACAATATTTTGACCACTCTGGGTTTCGCCACGGCGCCGAGTGAACCTCCGACCTTGCCGCCGAGGACTGTCCCAAACATGACGGCCGGGGCGACGGAGAGGTCGACCAGGCCGCTCGTAAAATAGATGCTCACTGAGGCGGCGCCGGCGAAGCCAACAATAAACGAGGAAGTTCCACGGGCGATTCCCAGCGGCACACCGAGCACCAGAAACATGAGGGGAATGACGATCACGCCGCCGCCGATCCCGACCAGCCCGGCCAGTATCCCGCCACAAAACGACAGGAAGCCGCAGAGCCGCATGCGTCCGCCGTTATGGTCGATCGATGGCGCAAGCCCGGTCGACTCCTTGCCGCGCAGAAACGTTATGGCGGTATATACCAGTATGGCGGCGAAGATCAGTTTGATATATGTCGAGGCGACTACCGTAAGCAGCATGCTGCCGATGATCGTCCCCACCACCATCGAAATGGTGAGCACAACCACCAGTTCCAGATTCACCATCCCGTTCCGGAGGTATTCGCTCGAGGAGGCGAGTGAATTGATGACGATGGCCGCCACCGACACCGGCACGGCCGCCTTGATGTCCAGCCCCATAACCAGAGTGAGGAACGGCACGATCACGATGCCGCCACCCACACCCAGATATCCGCCCAGAACGCCGGCCAGCAGACCGCAGCCGATGAGTGCGAGAATCGCGGGCATTAAGATTTCCCTCGCACGAGCGAGGCGGCGAAGCGGATATCCGGGCGCTCGCGGACAATGACATCAGTGTACGAACGGGTAAGGCCGAATTTACGCTCGTAAGCCAGTTTGCGAACCCGCATGCGGATATAATCCTGGTGAGTATCCAGTTGGTTGAGTTCGTCGAAACGGGCCAGTGCCGCGATCCGATCGGCAACACGCGAGAGTGCCGGGGAGCTTTTGTCCGATCGTGCGACAGACACGAGTTGTTCTGCGGACAGTACCAGCGGCGTACGGGCAGAGAACTGATCTGTTTCGGCCATCCGCTTGAGGCTGTCCAGCCAGGCGTAGGTGTGCATGAAGGGGGTCGAATCCCCAATAATCAGGTCCTGAAATGCCGATGCGAACCGCTGCAACAGGAGCGAGCTTTCCAGGTTTCGCAGGTACGGCTCATTTTCGGGGAGTGGAATCACATGGTCGGGAACGAGGCCATTGCCGGTATCGCTGAGAGTGGAGTCGAACCGG
The nucleotide sequence above comes from Candidatus Zixiibacteriota bacterium. Encoded proteins:
- a CDS encoding MtnX-like HAD-IB family phosphatase, whose amino-acid sequence is MRTVVFCDFDGTIATRDVGYSLFKHFSNGENARLIPDWKAGILSSRDCLRMEAAMVKAPPSEVIRFLDQFEIDPGFAAFELTCRQQNAELIVLSDGLDFYIRHILEKFSLHHLPVRCNIGLLHDHGLTVQFPNLPHTCRRCGTCKGEQIDTYRAQLAEPCRAVFVGDGYSDVCAARAADHVLAKKDLEQYCLRQKIPYTKYHDFFDVARLLVEHGYLAR
- a CDS encoding sulfite exporter TauE/SafE family protein; protein product: MPAILALIGCGLLAGVLGGYLGVGGGIVIVPFLTLVMGLDIKAAVPVSVAAIVINSLASSSEYLRNGMVNLELVVVLTISMVVGTIIGSMLLTVVASTYIKLIFAAILVYTAITFLRGKESTGLAPSIDHNGGRMRLCGFLSFCGGILAGLVGIGGGVIVIPLMFLVLGVPLGIARGTSSFIVGFAGAASVSIYFTSGLVDLSVAPAVMFGTVLGGKVGGSLGAVAKPRVVKILFFVLLLYTAVRLAFGAIGDLR